The following are from one region of the Equus przewalskii isolate Varuska chromosome 21, EquPr2, whole genome shotgun sequence genome:
- the OXT gene encoding oxytocin-neurophysin 1, whose translation MAGPSLACCLLGLLALTSACYIQNCPLGGKRAALDLDVRKCLPCGPGGKGRCFGPSICCGDELGCFVGTAEALRCQEENYLPSPCQSGQKPCGSGGRCAAAGICCSPDGCLADPSCDHEAAFSQR comes from the exons ATGGCCGGCCCCAGCCTCGCCTGCTGCCTGCTCGGCCTCCTGGCGCTGACCTCCGCCTGCTACATCCAGAACTGCCCCCTGGGCGGCAAGAGGGCCGCGCTGGACCTCGACGTGCGCAAG TGCCTCCCCTGCGGCCCCGGGGGCAAAGGGCGCTGCTTCGGGCCCAGCATCTGCTGCGGGGACGAGCTGGGCTGCTTCGTGGGCACCGCCGAGGCGCTGCGCTGCCAGGAGGAGAACTACCTGCCGTCGCCCTGCCAGTCGGGCCAGAAGCCTTGCGGGAGCGGGGGCCGCTGCGCCGCCGCCGGCATCTGCTGCAGCCCGG ACGGCTGCCTCGCCGATCCCTCCTGCGACCACGAGGCCGCCTTCTCCCAGCGCTGA